In Vulpes lagopus strain Blue_001 chromosome 4, ASM1834538v1, whole genome shotgun sequence, the DNA window AAAGCTTTGGGGTTTAattccctttttttatttctcccttcccacaaccagtaaaaaaaaaaaaaaaatacaatcaatgCAGTTAGAAggatccaattttttaaaaaaataatccgtGTGCAAAGAGGGCCACAGCCCTGCCTAGGCTTAACTTACATATTTACAGGGTGTGTGGCATGGGTGCAGCTAGAGGCACATTTGAAGGGCGGtattacaaaatatacaaagatgctttctttatatttcatagtAGAACCCGGCCTCATTTCCAAATGAGAGCACTATAAAACACAAATCACACTCCTATTTACCATATAACTTATGAAAAATGCTGTACAGATGTGCGGCTATAAATATAGAGTATAAATGGCTCTGTTGGGGAATTGGTATCTACACGGGGTTAAGGGTCAGCAGAGGGCTCAGTTTGGTACCCCAACCTGCTAAGATGAAGGATAAGCCAGGATGGGGGAGAGCAGAGCCTTGGAGTGCAGCTGCACTGAACCCCCTCCCGACCCCCCCAAACTTAGTTGAAGCCCCCTCCCTCTCCGGGGCAGATGGATTGTTCAGGGTGCGGGAGCAGTGGAGGGAGGAGGTGCAAATACTACAGGCGGCTGGagaaggcacagagaaggtaTCTGAGGCAAGAAGGAGCACAGCCCTTGGACCCGCGGCCACACACGGACCCCTCCTGCTACCTGGTGACCACCGTCCTATGGGCCATTCGGTCATGCCCTGGATTCTGCCCTTGGAGGAAAGTTTGGGTCTCCACAGGCATAGAGAGAAGGGCAGGAAATCCTATGGGAATGTGCGAGAATGTTTGGAAAGGGTTTCTGGCTTGGCTGGATGAATGGAAGCTGCCCATCAAAAAAGCCAACCCGGACATTGATCTTGCAGAGTGAGAAGGCGGAGACAAGGTACAATTACTCCATGCTCACATCTTTCCTGGGGTTCAAAGTGGCAGTAGTGAAGGGGACCCACAGGGGCTGCTTATCTTATTCTAAAAGACCCAAAAAGGATGATTTTATCTGACCGAGAGAGCAGCACTGGGCTCTAGACTCAGCGGTCCACTGGCTTCTAAAGTAGCCAAATGAAGAAGAGCCCTCGGCCCCTTCAGCAGATAAACCAtctccccctcccactgctccccaTGCCCAGCTCTCACCCTTCATGGGCCCTGCTCGGGAACAGGACCACTCGCTTCTCTGATAAAACAGACCCTGCAGGTGAGCCGAAGTGCCCTCTGAACCTCTCTTGGTAGCTCAGATGTGGCTCCCGCCCTGAAAACTTGGGCACAGCAGGGACGCTTTGATGAGCCACACCTGCCGGGGTGGGGACACCGAACACGGGTTTGGGGAGATCTGGGAAGAGGGCAAGGCCCACCCCAGTGGTCCTCACCAAGTCTCCAAACAATCACACTCTTTCTCCAGAATGGGTCTGGTCTGGGGGCAAGGACTGTGCTCTTGGAGGAAGCAAGTCTTTGGGAAAAGTTGCTTGAGCTCTAGACCCCTAACACATTCACTTAATGTGGGCATCTTAGAGAACCTTCCATAAATCCATCCCCTTGGGGCATCTCTCTGGAAGATGATTGGGGTCCAGTAAATGGGTCCTGTGGAGCAACCCCACTGTGGCAGGGGTGGGCGGCGGGATCACCTGTAGCCACGGTGTCTCATGCTCTCTCAGGGTCCCTGTGCCCACTCCTGCCACAGGAAAGCTGGAGCCCAGGCTGAGCTGACGCCATGGTGCAGGCCCAGGGCGATGGGTGAGCGGTTGACCCTTTCTCAGGAGGGAAGGATCTCTACCAGGCAGAGGTGGGATTCGGGGCCCTGTTCCCTCCCGCCGCGAGGTGGGGGGTGCCCTACAAGGCTGTGCTGCCTGACATGACCTTGGAGTCCGGGTCATCCACTGGAGGCTGAGGGGACCCGTCCTGGGCCTCCACGCTCAGGGCCACGTTGTCAAAGGCCTCGGGGCCCTTGCCGGGCGGTGCCCCCTCGTCGTCATCTTGGCTGCGGCAGCACCCGCTGCAGCGGCAGCACGGGGGACAGCCGCACAGCAGGCAGCAGGTGCGGCAGCACAGGCGGCAGCACAGGCAGCAGCGGTTCTGGCAGCAGCCGGCCAGCAGGGAGATGAGGTCGTCCCAGGGCTTGAGGGAGCGCAGCCACAGGGGCAGGAAGCCCCAGTCCCGCAGCTTCCGGGGCAGGATGCGAGGGCAGCGGGACTGCAGGacgcccagcagccccagcagcaggaCCACGGCGACCACGGGCGCACCCACGCCCACCAGCACCGGCCAGCCGGCCAGCGACAGGCCAAACACGGCCATTGGGGTCAGGAAGAAAACGAAGACGAGGTAGAAGACGGCGAACCAGCGGTATTCGGCCGAGAGCATGCCCAGGCCCTTGGCCAGGCGGATGGGCAGGCGGGTGAACGGGATGGGGTACCACAGCAGGATGCCCGAGATGTTGAAGAAGAAATGGCACAGCGCGATCTGAAAtgcaaggggggtgggggtgagcggGTCTGGTGCCTGGTGAGGCCGGGGTGATGGCAGGGGCGTCACAAGGCCTCTGGGGCAGCGCCAAGGGCCCGCTGGGCCTTCCCAGGGACTTGCTGTGTGTGCGTGGATGCAGGTGTGTGCAGACGAGTGCAGGTGGGTGCGGGTGGGTGGACGCCGATGGAGGTGACCAGATGAACCACAGCCCAGGCCCCCCAGAGTCCTCTGGAGTTTGAAATTCACAATGATCAATCTCAAAACCCTAGAAACCTAGGGCTTGACCCAGCTGGTGGGGCCCAAGAAGAGGCTTGCTAGGTAGCTGGGGGTCCCCACGGCCCCATCCGagggaggccagggagagggCTGCACTTGGTACAGATAATGGCAGCAGCAGCTGATCTTAGTGCCCACTAGGCTGAGGCAGCTGTTGGAAGCACATGCAACGAGTACCTCAATCCTCCAAAAAGTACCCTCAGAGCTGCCAGACCATCATTACCCTCGTTTGAAGTTGGTGGTCGAGCCAACTGAGGAAGAGGTGAGGCTCCTTCCCTGCACAGGCAGGAGACGGCGGAGGTGGGATTCCAACCCTAGCAGCCTTGGCTCCAGAGGCCACACACTTTGCCACTTCCTTGGGCCCACCAGGTGCCAGGCATCACACTACGGGCTTTGGACCAGCCTGTCCAGTCgccagccactggccacatgtggcaaCTGAGTGCTGGAGGTGTGGCTGGCCTCAAGCGTGCTGCAAGCGCACGATgcacaccagatttcaaagacttcgTCCAAATAAAAAGGGGAGACATCTCtccaatttttaaatcaattacaCATTCAAATGATAGTGAGTTAGATCAAATACATTATTAAGATTGATCgtgttttactttttgaaaacatGGCTAGGAAAGATTTCAAATGACGTGGGTGGCTCAATTTTCTATTCTACACTTGTATATCTATCAGAGAGCATGGCTTTAGGCTGAGTCTCATCAGATCCTTGGAATAATCCTAATGCGATAAGGCTCCCGGGTTGCAGAGAAAATAGATTCTCAAAGGTTAGGTTACCTGTCTAAGGTCACTTAGTGTGTAAACCCAGGACGGAGTTCAAATGCCAAAGATCTTCTTGCCCAAGTAACCTGGTTGATCCGGGTAGGGCAGGGGACCTGCCCTGAATTTAGAATTCTTCTAAATTCTAAGCCCAGAGCACAAGTGACCTCCCAAAATCCAAACAGAGTTCCCCAAgtggggggtgaggagatgggaAGTGGTGTAGtggccaccccccacctctgTTTAAACAACCACCAGTGATGGTGGCCTCACAGTTTTGAAGATAGAGAAAAACTTGGCTCTTGTTCCAAACCCTTGGAACACGCAGCCTTTCCTAACCTGCAGGGAGCTCTTCAGACTATTGCCTGGGCTGGCCAAGGCGGCCAGgatggcggtggtggtggtgccgATGTTGGAGCCCAGTGTGAGTGGATACGCTCTCTCGATGGTGATCACACCAATACCtggcagaaaaatacaaaaactatagTATCAGCCCCAAGGGGTGATGGGAGGTGGTGACACAACTAGACAGGGTAGCCAGAGAGAAACTCACCGATCAGTGGGGTCATAGCGGATGTGAACACGGAGCTGCTCTGCACAACGAAGGTCATGCCTGCCCCCACAAGGATGGCCAGGTAGCCAGTCacccaggcaaagggaaagggaaaatctaggagacagaaaggaaaggagatcTGTCACAGGCCTTCTAAGGAAGGCCTAGGCCTGGGTTGGAGGCCTAGCTGGCCCCTCCAGAGGaccgggatgggggggggggtgcggtatGGGCTGGGCTAGAGGGTCAGGTTGTATAgaagcctccccaccccacacaatAGTCATAAATCACAAATTGGATTTTTAGAATCCTTTCACCTTGCATGTTCAGATGGTGGAACCACAGACCAATACACGCATTCACTGAATTTGGAAGTAGAGATGCTGAACACATGTCGCGGACTGAACATCTCCTCCCAATTCCCATGTTGAAATGCTAACCCCATGTGATTGTATTAGGAAGCAGAGCCTTTGCGAGGTAATTGGTtcatgagggtggagtcctcCTGACTGGCCTAGTGCCCTTACAGGAGAGAGACCTACTCattccatgtgaggacacagcaaggaggCGGCCATCTGTACATGAGCAAGTGGGACCTCAGAGCCTGACCGTGCTGGCACCCCAATGCCAGACTTCCCAGCCCCCAGGACTGTGACAAGTGTTGCCAGCCTCTGATAATTTGTTATAGAATCAGAACTAGGACACCACCCAAATAAGCACCTTCCTCCCACAGAGCACTCACGGTGCTCTCCCAATGCCGTAGATCCTCCACCTTTCTGAAGGGGCACGGAAGCAAAGGGCAGCAGCTTGGAAGTCCTACATGCTGAGTTCTCGGCAACACCCAcacgggatcaggccctgcacaCCCAGCAGGTGCCCACAGTCACCCAGCCCAGCCACATGACAACCTTGGGGACAGCCCTCCGAGGTAGATATTCCTGGCCCTGTTTCACAGAGGTTTCATGGGGAGGCAACATCCTGGCTTAGCCAGGATGCCATAAGCATCAGGGGCTTCTCCTGGCCACTGGGGTTGTGTTGGCTGCCTCAAGATGGTGATGGGTTATCTAGAACCATGTTTTCTTCCCAAGAGTGGAAGGGaagtggggagcagagagggcGTCTGTTACCCTTTCTCTAAGGGATTCTGACAGACCCGAAAGACCTGGGCATGGGGAAACctgccaggaaggaaggaaggcctaTCTCATAGATCTCTGGATATGAGCTGGCTCTTTCTCAGGACCTTTCAGATGTGATAGACACTGGTGCCCAGGCTCCACCCAAGACACAAAGGAAGATCTCAAGGGCAAAGGGCATCTTCTTCAGCTTATCAGATCCAAGAGAGAAACTCCACACGGAGGCCATTGCTAGATGAAAATCTGAAAGGAACCTCCCCCCCGGCAGGGTGGCCCCGGTGATGCCATGCCCTAGAAAGCCCAGAATTGGGGTGAGGGTGTGCCTACCTGTGTTGATTGTcttcttgatgaccacagctacTTGTCCCCGGAGCACGGAGCCTAGGAGCTTGACGATTGTGATAAGGCAGCCACAGAGGACCAGCAGGGAGGCCAACAGCAGGATGATGCCAACCGCAAGGTCCGGAAGGGTGGAATTCGCAAAGATGTGCTGGCCTGAAAGGACCAGGGAAAGCCCTTGTTAGGAGGCCAGTGGGGCTCTGAGGCCACAGATTGTTCTTCATTCCCCAGCATCATCCTTCTGCTTTACAGTAACAGAATCTGGGTTGTTGGCTCAACATATGGTACCCCAGAACAAAGACCACACTTCCCGGCCTCCTTTGCAGCTGACTGTAACCCTGAGGCCATGTTCTGGCCAATGGGACCTCAGGAGGCTAGAACACGAAGTAAAATCCTTCCAGTTGCAGAGCTGGTCAGGGGCCTTTCTTCTACCTCTACGTCTCATGGTGTGTTTTACTCCTGAGAGCGACTGATACATCAAAGAGCTTGAAGAGCGGAAGAGGGGTAGGATGGGGAAGTCAGTAGGAGCTATTGCCAGTTGTAAgcccccttattttttttagaagtcttGTGTGGCCCTAGGATTCTAGGGTTTGACTGATGGGTGTATAGCATCTAGAACACGGGAGGTGATAAACTCATTGATGCTGTGAGGTAAGCCACACTTGGAATCTCTACTGCTCAGAATTAATGTGGGCGGCGTGGAGAGGATGAAGGGAAGCGGAGACCCACACACAGAAGAGTTAAGGATGTCTGGACCCATGATTCCCAGGGCAACAGTCCAGCTTCTTAAAGAATCGGAGCATCATGTAGGCTCACTGCCTTGTTCAGTGCTGTGGCTCCAGGGCTTGGAAGGGGGCCTCCCGTACAGCAGGGACTCATGACTTCGGGCTGAATGTATTTGTTCTGTTCTGTGTGGGCCCTACATCTCCTACAGGTCTGGTTGGCATCTCCCTAGAGCCCAAGGGATACACCAAAGCAGACAGAGGGAGCCCTCTGGAATCTGCAGATGAGCTCTAGTGCTGTATGGACCTGCCAGAGGGgctgggattcaaatcctggttccACCCCTCCTGGTGGGACCCCAGACCTGGCTCGAAACCTTAGTTCCTGCTGCTGTGAAAGTGCACAGTTCATTACTTGGTATGATGTTGGTGCTCAGTGAATCCCCGTGCCCTTCTTTTCTTCACTTACTGCGTTTCACACTGGCCTTGGGGGGCCCCATTGCCCTCCTAACAAGGGCTTTCTGCGGTCTTTTCGGGCCAGCACATCTTTGTGATAAAGCACAACATcagcaccccctcacccccaccccgacaGCCCATCCCAGTGGCTGGTGCTCTGCTGAGCTCCACTCACACTTGGCAATGTTCTCCGTATAGGTCACGTTCTTGAGGGTCCAGGTGTAGGTACCGTCCGACCAACAGAGACTAGGGGAGGTGCAGTTCTCAGGCGAAGGAACGGTGACATTCATTTGAGTCTGGAGGACAAACATCGACACATGGTATAGAGAGTCCACCATCTCCCTGTTGGTGGGGACTGCAGGCAGTGTGGCCAGCAGGAAGGAGACACACGTCAATGCATGTGTCTCTAAAATATGATGCACTGTTGCGACAGGTCCCTCCATTCATGGGAACACAGGGAGCCAAAGATAAGCCAAGAGACATGAAAATCTCAAGCCAGGAATAACATGTTTTCCAAGGTGTGGGTGGGGCAAGAGGGAGTCTGTCCTACTGCATTATCTGTCCATCAAGCATTCAAAGACTTGCTTCCCTAAGGATTCCCAGGGCCAATTTTTACTTCCTCTGACCTCTTATCTGCCCACATTGAATTCAAGGTTTTGCTGAACCCACAGATCCAAGAGTCTGCCCACCCAGCCACATCCTTAGAAACTTACCACGTTGGTAAAAGTCTTGCACCAAATCTTGAtcagactcttgtttttggctgcTTCATCATTCATTGCAATTCCATTGATGACTTTCTTATCCAGCTGAGGAAGACAGACAGGAGAGGGTCAGCAGGTCTCAGCACTGATACAAGACAGACACATAGGAGGCTCTATGGAAGGGGCTCCAACAACATAAGCCCAGTGAGTTCTGACTTGCTCCGTCTATGCTCCCAGGATGGAGCACCGCACCCAGACGTTAGCAGGTGCTTGAGAAATAAGGGAATGGCTGTAGAAACAGCGGGCTGGTAGCTGGGAAGCACACAGTAGATGGTCATCAGGTGACAGCAAAGCCCAGACGGTAAGGGTGATAAAGGGCAAGGTCTAAACTGACCCACTTTTCAAGACAACAGCCACAAaaccttttaagatttatttcaataATAGTTCAATcagcctggggagcaggggagtaTGAGCAGGATAATCCTTTATCAGTGAGCCCATGGGTGCCGAGGTCAGTAGGGGGAATAAAGTGGCCCCAAGCATCCAGAGTCCTGAGTCTTGAGAAGCACTTGCCACCCCCCACTCCGCTCCCACCCCAATAAAGATGACATGCAAAGTCAAGGAAACGCAGAAGGCTGGTTACTCTTCAAGGGCAGGTGCCCTTGAAGTCTTGGCTCCTCTGGCCTTTCTCAGAGGCAACCAGAGAGCAAGTAGTGTTTATAGACCCTCATCCTTGTCCACCATCTCTCTCCAGTtgggaggagtgggagggggcaggggggcagttagttccttccttccctctttgaaGGGAGCCAGGCTACCTGGACTATGAGCTTTGTGAAGGGATCGGTGATAACTTTCAGAAGGGCGGGGGCATCTTCTCCATTCTTGAAGTTGAAGGTCTCCACCACCAGGTTGGTGAGGATCTCCAGGTAATGGGTGGCCACCTCCAGGGGCAAGAGCACCAACACGGACAGCCAGTTGAAGAAGTCATGGACAGTAGCTCCAGCGAAAGCCCTGTAAGAACCCCAGCCGGAGCCAACATTGAGATGAGTCGGCAAGCGAGTGGGCCCTGGTCCGGGCAGGTCGTTGATGGCACCGTCTGC includes these proteins:
- the SLC34A2 gene encoding sodium-dependent phosphate transport protein 2B; the encoded protein is MAPWPELENAQPNPDKYTEGSSGLQSTTPVNGKETAKSDTGTPVTKIELLPSYSTVALIEEPTGVEDPWDLPELRDTGIKWSERDTKGKILCVFQGIAKFILLLGFLYFFVCSLDVLSSAFQLVGGKVAGQFFSNNSIMSNPVAGLVIGVLVTVLVQSSSTSSSIIVSMVASSLLTVRAAIPIIMGANIGTSITNTIVALMQAGDRNEFRRAFAGATVHDFFNWLSVLVLLPLEVATHYLEILTNLVVETFNFKNGEDAPALLKVITDPFTKLIVQLDKKVINGIAMNDEAAKNKSLIKIWCKTFTNVTQMNVTVPSPENCTSPSLCWSDGTYTWTLKNVTYTENIAKCQHIFANSTLPDLAVGIILLLASLLVLCGCLITIVKLLGSVLRGQVAVVIKKTINTDFPFPFAWVTGYLAILVGAGMTFVVQSSSVFTSAMTPLIGIGVITIERAYPLTLGSNIGTTTTAILAALASPGNSLKSSLQIALCHFFFNISGILLWYPIPFTRLPIRLAKGLGMLSAEYRWFAVFYLVFVFFLTPMAVFGLSLAGWPVLVGVGAPVVAVVLLLGLLGVLQSRCPRILPRKLRDWGFLPLWLRSLKPWDDLISLLAGCCQNRCCLCCRLCCRTCCLLCGCPPCCRCSGCCRSQDDDEGAPPGKGPEAFDNVALSVEAQDGSPQPPVDDPDSKVMSGSTAL